The Alligator mississippiensis isolate rAllMis1 chromosome 8, rAllMis1, whole genome shotgun sequence genomic sequence gggccagggccagggccagggccagggccagggccagggccagggcaccaggttcCCTTTAGCCAAGGGTCtatgggtcaggaatgaggggcaccggtAGGGGATGGCATCTGTAATAGAGGCCCTGAAGAAAGCCCAGATAGATGGACAAATGGACCGTGTTTCTGGTTTCCTGCCCCACTCTATTTTAAACTAGAGCCAGACAGAGCCAGCTAGAGCCCAGGCATGGAGGGGAGTATAGGGGGATGCAGGAagaaagtgaggggcactggcagggctggtgggggcagggggctgcaggtcaggagtgaggggcacttgcagggctggagagaggggCCAGCATGCTGCATGTTAGGAGGGTCCCAGCCCGCACCCCCAAGTGAAGGTGGGAGGCTTATGACCTGGTCCCTTAGTGCCCCACGAAGAGTTAACATGGCCTTGACCCAAAGTAACCTCCTGgggtctgctgcctcctggtGGCCGGAGCTCGGAGTTGGCACCTATagtccagctcccccccccaTAGCGCAGCGAACTTCTTGCAGCAGTGCCTTCGCTCCTTGAACCCCGCCTCCACCCCGGGCTGCGAACTTCTCCCCAGCAGTGCCCCGAGCCCTCGCTCCCAGTCGGGGAATTTCAGACTCTCGACTTCCCTGCAGCTGCCCGCGGGGGGAACCCAGGGACCCCGCTATGCAAATAGCCCCTCCCCGCCCGGGGAAGCCGGTGGGGGAGGCCCTCCTTGCAGAGCCCCACTTCCTCAAAACGATCCGGGCTTAATTTTCCTCGGACTCCTGGGTCCCTACATTGGGGGGAGGGTCCTCAGGAGCCCCCTCCTCGACCTGTACTGGGGAGTGTCTAGGTCTTTGGAAACCACAGCTACCGCCCTGCATCCGGCAatgcacctgggctgggctgggctgggcttggtacccggggagaggggacagaaacTACCCACAGGCCCTTGAGGCTCCCACCAGTTGCCCCACGCCAGGATCCGCGGCCAGACTGCAGCGCTACCCCGGAAGAGGCAAGGGACCACAAAACCCAGCCTTACCCTCTCCCTAAACCGCCACAACACCATGGGGGCGGTGCGGCCAGAAAGCCGCCTGGCAGCGGAAGCAGTGATGCTTTGCCCGGGTTAAAGATGGCAGCGGGAAGGTGTAAACATCTTTGCGTGCCAGGAGACGCCGCTCTAGATCGAGTTGTTGGTTTGGGCGGACTGCCGCGCGAAGCGGGGCAGCCATGAGTGCGGAGCGGCCTGGGGTGGCTCCTTTGCTCGCCTGGGTAAGTTGGAGGTGTCCTGGACTCCTCCCACCCCTAATTGTCCCCGCCTTGGGGGGGGCTGCATCGGGGTCCCCTGATCTCCCACTCCTTGCACAGCCCCCTTACATGTATAGCCCCTGTTTACCCCGaaattgcccccccccctccgTGTGTCTGCGCCCCTACCCCGGATTCCAGCCAGCAGCCCCCCTTTGGGTAAGGGGCAGCGTtagggtcgggagtgaggggcaccaacgccaaactggggtggggggggaaggaggctggtgagagtctccccccccccacctgaaaAAAACCTGTTGCCTTTAGCAGAGCCTGGGGCAAGCAGGGAATAGTCGTGGGAGGCTGTGAGCTTCCCCACAACAATGCCCTAGGGGGCTGCAAACTTccctcccagcagtgccctgGTTCAGGGCTCTGGGATGCCCCCCTGTTGTTGGTGGGGGTGCATATCTGGGGTGGCCTGGCTCCTGTGTCTTCAGCCTGGGATTATCCTGCAGGGATTAGTCTGGGatcagcagggttgggggggggcggtactgggggagttgggggtggtAGCTGTgagatgggagggggcagagctgagTCCCCTGGATCACCTTCCCCTCACCACCCTCCCATTAACCCCTTATCTCTTGTGTGGCCTTTTGGACCTTCTCTGCCAGCGTGggaggctggagggtgggggggtggatgcCAGAACTGCTTCCTCCCCCAACGGCTGGAGGCTGTGACTCTGTTGGGGCTGCTTCAGGCCTTGATTGGTGGTGGGGTCTGGGACTTGGCTGTATATACCCCTTGACTGTCTATGAGCTATTTCCCTAccagcagcctggctggggcccacGTGATGGAAGGGGGGCTCCCCCCCAcagcatgccaggagcaggcggggcaggaatgcagctgggcgtgggtggcaggtggtggtggcgggggggggggcatggggtgctGAGCTGGTGCCCACAGGCCCCTGTTcaatccctccccactccccactctgacccttccccgccccctcccagctACAGACCTACCGGGTGCCAGCGCCATGTGCCACCTACCAGGACCTGGCCAGCGGCGTGGCCCTCGCCCAGGTCCTGCACCGCATGTGAGTGTAGGGGGGTTGTGTCCCTAGGAGAGCAGGGGTGGTGTCACCTTAGCTCAGAGGCTTTGAGGGGGGGGAGCTGAAGTGGATGGGGCAGCTTGGGCATTGGGGGGCTCTCAGCTGGTAAGGGGGGGtaagggacttggggggggggctggatgcAGTGGGGCAGCTCAGGGCGCTGGGGTTCCCAGCTGGGGGGACCTGGGTacaggaaggggtggaggggcagcttGGGGCCTTGGCCAGTGGAGATCTCAGACTGGGGGCAGGGTCTGTCCCAGCTACCTGTGGGGGTGGGTAATGTGCCTCCCGCTTAGCAGCTGTGGGGTCCCTGCAGAGACGCCTCCTGGTTCTCACAGTCATGGCTTGGCTGCATCCGGGACAACACTGGCAACGACCCACGAGTCAAGGTGGGTTTTGGGGGACGcctccccctttctctccccccccccatctctgtcTTGGCTGCCAGGGTCTGTTACATGGTGTCAGTTCTCAGCTCCTCCCTGTTGAGGGTGAGCAGccccaggggaaggggcttggcaTGGGAGAGCACTTGGGTGACCCTGATACTCCCCCCATCTCCAGGTGAGCAACCTGACCAAggtgctgcagagcatgctggagTACTGCCAGGATGTGAGTGTGGCCTGGGGGATGGGTGCCTGGTACAGGGAAGGAAGTTGTTGAGGAAGGTTGTGGCAGCCCCTGGGGGTTCCCTccatcctccagctcccccccccccccgacaagaGGCAGTTGGACCCCACAGAgcaggaggggaaactgaggcactggcaagtgtagcagaggcaggaaggggaacTCAGGCAtccagagtggcaggggggatgtggggggagttCTTATGATGTAACCCGAGTGTCCAGGgatgtgggggttggggtggggaatggaacccaggcatctggttTGGGTGGGGGTGGCGACTGGAGGGCAGGTCCCTGatatggaacccaggtgtcccggggggtggggggtgcggggTGTCCCTGGAATCAAACCCAGGCATCTGGTGGGGATTAGCAGGGGGACCCTGATATGGATCCCAGGCATCCAAGGTTGGGGGCTCACttatagaacccaggtgtccaggggtGTGTTTGGGTGACTGAGGTTAGGGACAGGGGGCGGTTCctgggctggaaccaggggaagggCTTGGGGGTGTCCTTTGTATGGATTCCAAGCATCCGGTGTACTGAGGTGGGGGGTCTCTGCTGCCCctgtgacccccacccccacaggtgcTTGGACAGCCGGTTCCAGAGCGACATGTGCCTGAGGTAGCAGTGGCGGCTGAGCAGGCAGCCGCCCCTGAGCTCGACAAGCTGCTgcggctggtgctgggctgtgctgtggccTGCGAGAGGAAGCAAGGTTGGGGTGCTATGGGGAGGGTGggtctggggttgtgggggaggagtCGGAGTTGGGGATTGCgagggtttgggggtgggggcagtcagTGACATGTTGCATGTGGCTGGCATGTTGCAGAGCATATCCAGCAGATCATGACCCTGGAGGAGTCTGTGCAGCACGTGGTCATGGCGGCTATCCAGGAGgtgagatggggtggggaggggatgggatgggacaagggatggtgcccctctctcccaacctgcagccacccTCCCAACCTGCCTTTAACCCTTTCTTTTCTGTAGCTTATGACCAGGGACTCATTAGACACCATGAGTCCTGAGATGTATGGGACCTTTGATAGCCAGGTACAGCTGGGAGTGGGGTAACTGGGGagatgggggtgtgggggaggagctTGAGAGATGATGAGGAGCagccagtggggggcaggggaagtgaGGCCAGGTATGTGTGGGGGGAGTAATCACTCTGTGGCacagtttccccatctgctctGGCCAGGGATAGGGTCTGGTATCATGGAGACCTATAGTTGGGTTCTCCATTCCCCCCTTTGGCATGGGGGTGATGACTTCACACACCTCCCCCTCACCCTAGTCCCGCAGGTACTATTTCCTGAGTGAGGAACCTGATGAGCCTGATGTTCCCTGCAGGCGCTGccaggacctggagcagcaggtggggccggggggtggggggcttgagGGATTATCACCTCCCTGCCTGGGAGGGAGAACCCTGGGCATGGTGTGCTGGTATGCAGGGCTCTGCTCATCCCTGGACCCCGTCTCTGtggcttggggttgggggagtcCACAAAAGTCCCAGCCAGGAGtcccagtagggctgtggggTGCAAGGCACTGACTGTATAGAGAAcctttttcctccccccaccagagAAAGGTGGAGAGAGCTGTGGCTAGGAGGAGCGCAGGGAGGCCCTGGCTggcctgcccaccccctccccccctttgctCCCTGTAAGGTGGTAGTGCCCCCCCTGGAGCTGTGGTCCCCCCTGGTGGGCAGGTGAGTTGGTCTGAGCAGCCCCCTTGCATGAGCATGCCTCAGCCCACCACTAACACCAGCTGCTTCTGTGCTGGGGGGCataggctgcaggggagaggggctggggggtatTGGGGGGCAGCTGGTGCCTTAACTCATTTAAGCTGTTTCTGCTtaggctcccccagctccctgctgccactaatgcagtgggggtgggagctgAGAgttgtgggagtggggggcagcttggacgcctgggttccccgCCTGCCTTTGCCACTCCAGGGGATGCGGAGgctgcagtccctgccctgcttcagTTTCTCTACCTGGCAATGTCCAGCCCCTGGGAcgctgagctggggggccagGCTGTGTCAGTACATCCAacccctctttttttccccccctccccacacaggtggcagcactggctgaggctgcacgggGGCGGCATGAGACTGAGGTGGGGGGTGCAGCCcggaacctgctgctgctgcaggcacgggtggagcagctgcaggaggaaaaCTACAGGTGCTGCcctggggcatgtggggggcaccCTGTCGGGGGTACAGCTTGTGCTTGGCCAAAGGGGCCGGgacccaggactcctgggttctcttccttGCTCTGAGATGTCTGCTTCCATCACATCTGggttctctgcccccaccccaatctgctctgagaaaaagtagggctgggagtcTGGGTTCTATCCCACTCTGTGAGGTGGGTGGGggccctggactcctgggttccatcCCACTCTGTAAGCAGAGGGAGGACCGGAGACCTCAAATGTCTAGGTCCCATCTGACTCCTGGGATAGGGGTGGGGCCTGCAGCAGaggggcccagatgcctgggtccccacaCTGTGCCCCGGGTGACCCTGCTCCCTTTCATAACCCCCTACCCCAGGCTGGAGAGCGGGCGTGAGGAGCTGCGGGGGCACTGTGAGGGGCTGCAGCGGGAACTTGGTGCTTTGCGGCAGCgcagccaggagcttggggacCTGGCGAAAGAGGCCCAGGCCCTGCGGGACGAGATGGATATgctcaggtgagggaacacccccctctcctctgccgcccccctccaccccccgacAACTGGACCCTCTAGTTTggacagaggggagggggtcaggGCCAGAGAACTGGGGACACCTGAGGTCTATGCTAGTCTGGTGAGGTTGGGAGCCTAACTGCCTGGGTTCTCTAGAAGTGGGGGTGCCTGTGGTGGGCGAGGAGTGTTGGGGAGgggccctggatgcctgggttcccttgaaGACTGGGTCACTTGCTttggcagcacatatactaataTTGGGGAGGGGTAGGGGTGCCTGGGGTCTCCtagagagggatgggggtgggaggctggtgGGTTAGTACTggtggagcagggcctgggatcccagacacctgggttctctggaaggggggagggcagcacaggTATGACAGGGCAGtcacctggatgcctgggttacCCCCTGCGCAGGGACTCATCAGAGCGTGCGGGCAGGCTGGAGGGGCTGCTGGGTTCATACCGGCGCCGGCTGGAAGCGCTGGGGGAGCTGCGGCGTCAGGTGCGGCGTTTGGAGGAGCAAGATGCAGCCCATGCCCGCCGTGCTGCTGCCCTTGAGGACGAGCTGCGCCGCGCTGCCCCTGCCCGCGCCGAGCTTGACACTTGCCGccggcaggtgggtgggtggggccagggatgAGGCTagttgtggaaggggagggctatagtcaaggggtggagccatgtggcatggggaaggggttAGTCATGGAGAGGAAGGGCTTTGTGGACTGGGGGCAGAGCTAGCCAGTgacagccagggtgggggcatggctagcTAGGATTGGGGTAGAGCTACCCAGTGATAGCATgcctgggggatggggccagccagtgGCATCAGGCAAGGAGGTGGGGCTTGCTGAACTAGGGGCTGTGTCTGGGgtctcccccagctctggtggGCCTCCCTGCCCTACTTGTGCCCTGCCCCCCCtgttttaaaccccttccaggTGCAAGAGCTGCAGGGACGGCAAGCGCAGGCAGCGTTGGAGGCTGAGAAATGGCAATTTGAGTGTGGTTCCCTGCGGGAGAAGCTGGAGGCGCTGCTGAAGGacaaggaggtgggggctggggtgggggagatgggctGGGATGCGTGAGTTCTATCcctggctggggtgggtgaggggctaggagcctggggagtgggggcaggacacctgggttccttttatggctgtgggggtgggggagagtctTGGGGGAGCCTTGATGCCTGGATTCTCTCTGCTAATCCCTCTCCCTTTCTGCCGGGGCACTGCCCCCCACAGCGTCTGGTGGAAGAGCGTGATGCCCTGCGggaggccaatgaggagctgcgcTGTGCCCAGGTCCAGCAGAGCTGCCTGAGCCAagcaggtgggtggtgggggagggagggtgggctgGGGACTTGTTTCTCCCCATGCAATATGAATTTAATGGCTCTGAAGCCAAcccctcccagctcctgtggctgggtggtggggcaggaccATCCCCTGGGGGGGTTAaagccctggagcagggcagagcttgTGGTTTGTCTGTTTTTCCCATCTATCTggtccttccctgctcccagacCAGCCCTGGCCTCAGTCACCAGAATCTGCTCCCCTCCCAAAGCCAGGGAAagaacccaagtgtctgggtTCTCAGTTGCAtccccccactccttccagggagaacccaggcatcctgtcTCTGGACATTGACCCTGCAGCGGAGTGATAAggggctgtccctgccccctctggcccCAGGGAtccttgggggttggggggcactggtcctgaccccctggccctgctcatagATGCCGTGCTAGACAGTGCCACCTCCCCCGCGGACAACCTGGCTGCTGAGATCTTGCCAGCTGAACTCAGGTAGGTGCTGGTCTTGAGGAGTGGTGTTCGGGTCCACTCCatcccccactgcccctcccagagctgggaagaacccaggcatccagctcccactcccctcccagagatgGGGAGAGAACCCAGTTGTCTTGGCCCTACTGTCCCCCATTtccgcccccactcccagctgcactAGTGCTTCTCTAAACCCTGGAAACTATAACTTACAGCATGCAATGTCCTGCTAGGTCCCAGGCAGCCAACTTTTTTGGCTCTTGTCCCCAGCCAGTCAGTAGCTTGGCTGGAGTTGCTGTGGGGCATAATGGGACCTGTAGTCCCCAGGGTCATCTCCATTGGGGCCAGGCCCTACCCTGttacctgttttgttttttgcctccCGACCCTCCCACAGGGAGACACTGGtgcggctgcagcaggagaaCCGGGGCCTGTGCACACAggaggcagcactgcaggggcagctggctGAACTGCAGGCCCAACTGGACGATAGTCGCCGTGTCCGGAGGCGCCTGGATACCCAGCACAGGTGAAAGGGGGCTGAGGCTTGCCCCAAACTCATCACGTTCATGAGATCTC encodes the following:
- the HOOK2 gene encoding protein Hook homolog 2 translates to MSAERPGVAPLLAWLQTYRVPAPCATYQDLASGVALAQVLHRIDASWFSQSWLGCIRDNTGNDPRVKVSNLTKVLQSMLEYCQDVLGQPVPERHVPEVAVAAEQAAAPELDKLLRLVLGCAVACERKQEHIQQIMTLEESVQHVVMAAIQELMTRDSLDTMSPEMYGTFDSQSRRYYFLSEEPDEPDVPCRRCQDLEQQRKVERAVARRSAGRPWLACPPPPPLCSLLPQLPAATNAVGVGAESSGGPGCVSTSNPSFFPPLPTQVAALAEAARGRHETEVGGAARNLLLLQARVEQLQEENYRLESGREELRGHCEGLQRELGALRQRSQELGDLAKEAQALRDEMDMLRDSSERAGRLEGLLGSYRRRLEALGELRRQVRRLEEQDAAHARRAAALEDELRRAAPARAELDTCRRQVQELQGRQAQAALEAEKWQFECGSLREKLEALLKDKERLVEERDALREANEELRCAQVQQSCLSQADAVLDSATSPADNLAAEILPAELRETLVRLQQENRGLCTQEAALQGQLAELQAQLDDSRRVRRRLDTQHRLSQQEVLELRGQLEELQQSLQEQGSRAEDAISSVLKEKLEEHLEKLNEAHAELQKKREHLEGLEPRADSAAAQRIDELQQILRQKDEDMRAMEERYRRYVDKANSVIRRLDPAPGAMGSLLGVQALRNQLQEKEAKLQYLEMDLAKTLSQREQEERLIITAWYNMGLAQQHCTSWDRSSPPGAPQSFLSQQRQAATARRGPPRLPRGPLH